The following are encoded together in the Gordonia insulae genome:
- the narI gene encoding respiratory nitrate reductase subunit gamma, with protein sequence MDVLLWGVLPYVTLLLLIGGTIWRYRYDKFGWTTRSSELYESRLLRIGSPLFHFGILVVIIGHAMGLVIPESWTEAIGVSEHTYHVVAAGFGIIAGIATLGGLAILIYRRRRTGPVFMATTTNDKTMYVVLTAALALGVYVTLIGMVPGAEGVNYRDTVSPWFRSIFYLRPDVHAMSEAPARFHIHVLVGMLVFAMVPFTRLVHAFTAPVHYLFRPYIVYRSRDAARTPGNRSSRPGWAPVGTKDRQR encoded by the coding sequence ATGGACGTGCTGCTGTGGGGTGTCCTGCCCTACGTGACGCTGCTGTTGCTCATCGGCGGCACGATCTGGCGATACCGCTACGACAAGTTCGGCTGGACCACACGGTCGTCGGAACTCTACGAGTCCCGGCTCCTGCGCATCGGGTCGCCCCTGTTCCATTTCGGAATCCTGGTGGTGATCATCGGGCACGCGATGGGTTTGGTGATCCCCGAATCGTGGACCGAGGCGATCGGCGTGTCCGAGCACACCTATCACGTCGTCGCGGCGGGCTTCGGGATCATCGCAGGCATCGCCACTCTCGGTGGCCTCGCGATCTTGATCTATCGTCGCCGCAGGACCGGGCCGGTATTCATGGCGACGACCACCAACGACAAGACCATGTACGTCGTACTCACCGCGGCGCTCGCACTCGGTGTGTACGTCACGCTCATCGGCATGGTGCCGGGCGCCGAGGGGGTGAACTACCGGGACACCGTGTCACCGTGGTTCCGGTCGATCTTCTACCTGCGGCCCGATGTCCACGCGATGAGCGAGGCTCCGGCGCGGTTCCACATCCACGTCCTGGTCGGCATGCTCGTCTTCGCGATGGTGCCGTTCACCCGACTCGTCCATGCATTCACCGCGCCGGTGCATTATCTGTTCCGGCCCTACATCGTCTACCGGAGCCGCGACGCCGCTCGCACGCCCGGGAACCGCTCGTCCCGGCCCGGTTGGGCTCCCGTCGGAACCAAGGATCGGCAGCGATGA
- the narJ gene encoding nitrate reductase molybdenum cofactor assembly chaperone, with amino-acid sequence MRLGSRRGPDPAVIRQAASVCLSYPDDETIAMAPLLDAALAEQPVDQTITALRDFVGHLGTSAPEVLRQNYIDLFDLSRKHTLYLSYWTAGDTRRRGEALGAFKQHYRDSGFLVDLGGELPDHLPIVLEFAARVDPQSGSRLLQQHRPALELLRLSLLDRRTPYADVVAAVCATLPGQSPVDRRAVMTMQGAPPPAESVGLEPYDPRLLPIAVAAQGPQRASRIMEVR; translated from the coding sequence GTGAGACTCGGTAGTCGCCGCGGACCCGATCCGGCAGTCATCCGCCAAGCGGCATCCGTATGCCTGAGCTATCCGGACGACGAGACGATCGCGATGGCGCCGCTGCTCGACGCCGCCCTCGCCGAGCAACCTGTCGACCAGACGATCACGGCGCTCCGGGATTTCGTCGGCCACCTCGGGACCTCAGCCCCGGAGGTGTTGCGTCAGAACTACATCGACCTCTTCGACCTGTCACGCAAGCACACTCTGTACCTCTCCTACTGGACCGCGGGCGACACCCGACGGCGCGGTGAGGCCCTCGGCGCGTTCAAGCAGCACTACCGCGACAGCGGTTTCCTCGTGGACCTGGGCGGCGAACTGCCCGACCACCTACCGATCGTGCTGGAGTTCGCCGCACGAGTCGACCCACAGTCCGGCTCCCGGCTCCTCCAACAACATCGGCCGGCCCTCGAGCTCCTGCGGCTGTCTCTCCTCGATCGTCGAACTCCTTATGCGGACGTCGTCGCAGCCGTCTGCGCGACGCTCCCGGGCCAGTCGCCCGTCGACCGTCGCGCTGTGATGACCATGCAGGGCGCGCCACCGCCTGCCGAATCGGTCGGGCTCGAACCGTACGACCCGAGGTTGCTCCCGATAGCCGTGGCGGCGCAGGGACCACAGCGAGCGAGCCGGATCATGGAGGTCAGGTGA
- the narH gene encoding nitrate reductase subunit beta, translating into MRVMAQMGMVMNLDKCIGCHTCSVTCKQAWTNRAGTEYVWFNNVETRPGQGYPRRYEDQEQWRGGWHLDKKGRLRLRTGGRLQKLLTLFASPVQPTLDDYYEPWTYDYQTLVDAPLGDDFPVARPKSLITGEDTKVSWSANWDDNLGGAPEMGGLDPVVEKLRRESEDAIKFSFEQTFMFYLPRICEHCLNPSCMASCPSGAIYKRSEDGIVLVDQDRCRGWRQCITGCPYKKIYFNHKSGKAEKCTFCYPRVEVGLPTVCSETCVGRLRYLGLFLYDADAVTAAASVPDAKDLYAAQLDLMLDPEDPEVIAAARAEGIPEDWLDAARRSPVYALAKTYRVALPLHPEYRTMPMVWYVPPLSPIVDLLSEQGHDAEDHRNLFGAINSLRIPLDYLAELFTAGDTTVVEGVLRKLAAMRSYMRGVTLGREPDASIPAAVGMSEEQIYRMYRLMAIAKYDERYVIPTAHLEQAHDLEEIGCSLDYDDGPGMFDSSAFGEASGRPAPVSVETFHALRQRQTSDTAASSRAMSARTNLLNWDGNGVPDGMFPKQPEER; encoded by the coding sequence ATGCGTGTCATGGCCCAGATGGGCATGGTGATGAATCTCGACAAGTGCATCGGATGCCATACGTGTTCGGTCACCTGCAAACAGGCCTGGACGAATCGGGCGGGCACGGAATACGTCTGGTTCAACAACGTCGAAACACGGCCCGGCCAGGGCTATCCGCGCCGCTACGAGGATCAGGAACAGTGGCGCGGCGGCTGGCATCTCGACAAGAAGGGGCGCCTGAGGCTGCGCACCGGCGGCAGGCTGCAGAAGTTGCTGACGCTGTTCGCCAGCCCGGTGCAACCGACCCTCGACGACTACTACGAACCGTGGACCTACGACTATCAGACACTGGTCGACGCGCCCCTCGGTGACGACTTCCCGGTGGCCCGGCCGAAGTCGCTCATCACCGGCGAGGACACCAAGGTCTCGTGGTCGGCCAACTGGGACGACAATCTCGGCGGCGCACCGGAGATGGGCGGGCTCGACCCCGTCGTCGAGAAGCTGCGCCGCGAGTCCGAGGACGCAATCAAGTTCAGCTTCGAGCAGACCTTCATGTTCTATCTGCCGCGGATCTGCGAGCACTGCCTCAACCCGTCGTGTATGGCGTCGTGCCCGTCGGGCGCCATCTACAAACGGTCAGAGGACGGGATCGTCCTCGTCGACCAGGATCGTTGCCGCGGCTGGCGACAGTGCATCACCGGATGTCCCTACAAGAAGATCTACTTCAACCACAAGTCCGGCAAGGCCGAGAAGTGCACGTTCTGCTATCCGCGCGTCGAGGTGGGCCTGCCCACCGTCTGTTCGGAGACATGCGTGGGCCGGCTCCGCTATCTCGGTCTGTTTCTCTATGACGCCGATGCCGTCACGGCGGCCGCCTCCGTGCCGGACGCGAAGGACCTCTACGCCGCGCAACTGGACCTCATGCTGGATCCGGAGGATCCCGAGGTGATCGCGGCTGCGCGCGCAGAGGGCATCCCCGAGGACTGGCTCGACGCCGCCCGCCGCTCCCCGGTGTACGCGCTCGCCAAGACGTATCGGGTTGCCCTACCGCTCCATCCGGAGTACCGCACGATGCCCATGGTCTGGTACGTCCCACCTCTCTCACCCATCGTCGATCTGCTGTCCGAACAGGGGCACGACGCGGAGGATCACCGAAACCTGTTCGGCGCCATCAATTCTCTGCGCATCCCGCTCGACTACCTCGCCGAGCTGTTCACCGCCGGCGACACAACGGTGGTCGAAGGGGTCCTGCGCAAACTCGCCGCGATGCGCTCGTACATGCGGGGTGTGACCCTGGGGCGCGAGCCCGACGCGTCGATACCCGCGGCCGTCGGAATGAGTGAAGAGCAGATCTACCGCATGTACCGCCTGATGGCGATCGCGAAATACGACGAGCGATACGTGATCCCGACGGCCCATCTGGAACAGGCGCACGACCTCGAGGAGATCGGGTGCTCCCTGGATTACGACGATGGCCCCGGAATGTTCGATTCGTCTGCCTTCGGTGAGGCGAGCGGACGGCCGGCACCGGTCTCGGTCGAGACCTTTCATGCTCTCCGCCAACGACAGACCAGTGACACCGCAGCGAGCTCGCGCGCTATGTCCGCGCGAACCAACCTGCTCAACTGGGACGGTAACGGTGTCCCGGATGGCATGTTCCCCAAACAGCCGGAGGAACGGTGA
- a CDS encoding nitrate reductase subunit alpha has product MGRSSGVDGEAAKALLDVGRFFTRWDESDDGRAVFRRGGRAGDVFYRDRWSHDKIVRSTHGVNCTGSCSWKVYVKDGIITWETQETDYPSVGPDRPEYEPRGCPRGAAFSWYTYSPTRVRYPYARGVLVEMFREARARLGDPVLAWADVVGDPLRRRSYQQARGKGGLVRVSWDEAIEIAAAAHVHTIKTYGPDRCAGFSPIPAMSMVSHCVGTRFIQLIGGVMTSFYDWYADLPVASPQVFGDQTDVPESGDWWDATYLMMWGSNVPVTRTPDAHWMAEVRYRGTKVVTVSPDYADNTKFADEWLPAQAGTDAALAMAMGHVILTEFFVRQRTPFFDDYVRRYTDLPFLVHLEERDGDRDKGYVPGKFVTADELGAARSPEEDVWKTVFIDQATGQPVVPNGSMGFRYADSGVGRWNLDLDGIVPALSLYGDGNEFVPVSFPAFDAPDGSGSVLHRGVPVRRVGGHLVTTVFDLMLAQYGVARDGLPGDWPSGYDDAETPYTPAWQAEITSVPAEAAIRVAREFATNADESDGRSMIIMGAGICQWFHGDATYRSILSLLILTGCMGRNGGGWAHYVGQEKCRPITGWISLANALDWTRPPRTMTGTSYWYMHTDQWRTDGYSAASLTSPLSRGVLDHEHTADAIAQSARLGWMPFYPQFSTNPLDVAESAQEAVERGDAESVGSYVAQGLSSGSLTPAISDIDAPENWPRTLVLWRSNLMGSSAKGNEHFLRHLLGTHHNVLGTEDPDAPRPRDVVWHDEAPEGKLDLLMSADFRMTSTTLLSDVVFPAATWYEKHDLSSTDMHPFVHAFSPAIDPPWEAKTDFDLFHLLATRFSDLARTHLGIRRDLVSVPLQHDTPGEVAQPHGRVADWWGSGGAVPARPGRNMPTFSVVERDYTAIADKLGTIGPLADSLGFTVKNVTYEVTEQNKKLSEANGVMLGGAGDGRPAIDTDAKLAEAILTLSGTTNGELAVQGFRTLQRRVGFVLDDLARGSEEKRIRFADTQQAPVPVITSPEWSGSETGGRRYAPFTVNIERLKPFHTLTGRMHFYLDHDWMIDIGESLPIYRPPLDMHRLFGEPKLGPDGDRQITVRYLTPHSKWSIHSEYQDNLFMLSLSRGGPTAWLSPADAASIDVRDNDWIECTNANGVVVCRAIVSHRMPDGVCYVHHAQERTIDVPKSEATGRRGGIHNSVTRLLVKPTHMIGGYAQLSYAFNYLGPAGNQRDMVSTIRKRSQEVTY; this is encoded by the coding sequence GTGGGCCGATCTTCCGGAGTGGACGGCGAGGCGGCGAAGGCACTGCTGGATGTCGGCAGGTTCTTCACCCGGTGGGATGAGAGCGACGACGGGCGTGCGGTGTTCCGTCGTGGCGGGCGTGCCGGCGACGTCTTCTATCGCGATCGATGGAGTCACGACAAGATCGTGCGCTCCACACATGGGGTGAATTGCACCGGCTCCTGTTCCTGGAAGGTGTATGTCAAGGACGGGATCATTACCTGGGAGACCCAGGAGACCGACTACCCTTCGGTCGGTCCCGACCGCCCCGAGTACGAACCTCGCGGATGTCCACGCGGCGCCGCCTTCTCCTGGTACACATACTCGCCCACGCGAGTTCGGTACCCGTACGCCCGCGGGGTACTCGTCGAGATGTTCCGCGAGGCACGGGCCCGGCTCGGCGACCCGGTCCTCGCCTGGGCCGACGTGGTCGGGGACCCGCTTCGCCGCCGCTCCTATCAGCAGGCGCGGGGCAAAGGCGGATTGGTGCGCGTCTCATGGGACGAGGCGATCGAGATCGCCGCGGCCGCACATGTGCACACGATCAAGACCTACGGACCCGACCGCTGCGCGGGATTCTCCCCGATTCCCGCGATGTCGATGGTCTCCCATTGTGTCGGTACACGATTCATCCAGCTCATCGGTGGCGTGATGACGTCGTTCTACGACTGGTACGCCGACCTCCCGGTGGCCAGCCCCCAGGTGTTCGGCGATCAGACCGATGTCCCCGAATCCGGCGACTGGTGGGATGCGACGTATCTGATGATGTGGGGATCCAATGTCCCGGTGACCAGGACCCCGGATGCGCACTGGATGGCGGAGGTGCGATACCGCGGCACCAAGGTCGTGACAGTGAGTCCGGACTACGCGGACAACACCAAGTTCGCCGACGAATGGCTCCCGGCGCAGGCGGGCACCGACGCCGCGTTGGCCATGGCGATGGGCCATGTGATCCTAACCGAATTCTTTGTCCGGCAACGGACCCCGTTCTTCGACGACTATGTCCGCCGCTACACGGACCTGCCGTTTCTGGTGCACCTGGAGGAGCGCGACGGCGACCGGGACAAGGGCTATGTGCCGGGAAAGTTCGTGACTGCCGACGAACTCGGCGCAGCACGCTCCCCGGAGGAGGACGTCTGGAAGACGGTGTTCATCGACCAGGCGACCGGACAACCCGTCGTGCCCAATGGTTCCATGGGTTTCCGGTACGCCGACTCCGGTGTCGGCCGATGGAATCTCGATCTCGACGGGATCGTGCCGGCACTGAGTCTGTATGGCGACGGCAATGAGTTCGTACCAGTGAGCTTTCCGGCGTTCGACGCGCCGGACGGCAGCGGCTCTGTCCTCCATCGCGGCGTGCCGGTACGCCGCGTCGGCGGGCACCTCGTCACCACTGTCTTCGACCTCATGCTCGCCCAGTACGGCGTGGCCCGTGACGGGCTGCCGGGTGACTGGCCTAGTGGTTACGACGACGCCGAGACCCCGTACACGCCCGCGTGGCAGGCCGAGATCACCAGCGTTCCGGCCGAGGCGGCCATCCGAGTGGCCCGCGAGTTCGCGACCAACGCAGACGAATCCGACGGCCGGTCGATGATCATCATGGGCGCAGGCATCTGCCAGTGGTTCCACGGGGACGCCACCTACCGATCGATCCTGTCACTGTTGATCCTCACCGGATGCATGGGTCGCAACGGCGGCGGCTGGGCGCACTATGTCGGCCAAGAGAAGTGCCGCCCCATCACGGGCTGGATCTCACTCGCCAACGCGCTGGACTGGACCCGACCACCACGGACGATGACCGGCACGTCGTATTGGTATATGCACACCGACCAGTGGCGCACCGACGGCTATTCTGCGGCCTCGCTGACCTCTCCACTGTCACGCGGGGTCCTCGACCACGAGCACACCGCCGACGCGATAGCGCAATCGGCGCGCCTGGGCTGGATGCCCTTCTACCCCCAGTTCTCGACCAATCCGCTCGATGTCGCCGAGTCGGCACAGGAAGCAGTCGAGCGTGGAGACGCCGAGAGCGTCGGCAGCTATGTCGCACAGGGACTCTCCTCGGGCTCGCTGACCCCGGCAATCTCGGACATCGACGCACCCGAGAACTGGCCACGCACCCTGGTGCTGTGGCGCTCGAATCTGATGGGATCGTCGGCGAAGGGCAACGAACACTTCCTGCGACATCTGCTCGGCACCCACCACAATGTGCTCGGCACCGAGGACCCGGATGCCCCCCGTCCGCGTGATGTGGTGTGGCACGACGAGGCCCCGGAGGGCAAACTCGACCTGCTGATGTCGGCGGACTTCCGCATGACGTCGACGACCCTGCTCTCCGACGTCGTGTTCCCCGCGGCGACCTGGTACGAGAAACACGACCTGTCCTCCACGGACATGCATCCGTTCGTCCATGCCTTCTCGCCGGCGATCGATCCACCGTGGGAGGCGAAGACCGACTTCGACCTGTTCCACCTGCTCGCCACCAGGTTCTCGGACCTGGCGCGCACCCACCTCGGCATCCGGCGCGATCTGGTGAGCGTCCCACTGCAACACGACACACCGGGCGAGGTCGCCCAACCGCACGGTCGGGTGGCCGACTGGTGGGGCTCCGGCGGGGCGGTACCCGCTCGTCCGGGACGGAACATGCCGACCTTCAGTGTGGTGGAACGGGATTACACGGCGATCGCCGACAAGTTGGGCACGATCGGGCCCCTCGCCGATTCACTCGGTTTCACCGTCAAGAACGTGACGTACGAAGTCACCGAGCAGAACAAGAAGCTGTCCGAGGCCAACGGCGTGATGCTCGGCGGAGCCGGCGACGGACGCCCGGCCATCGACACCGACGCCAAGCTCGCCGAGGCCATCCTGACACTGTCCGGCACCACGAACGGCGAACTCGCGGTCCAGGGATTCCGCACGCTGCAGCGACGCGTGGGTTTCGTGCTCGACGATCTCGCCCGCGGCTCCGAGGAGAAGCGCATCCGATTCGCCGACACTCAGCAGGCACCGGTTCCCGTGATCACCTCACCGGAATGGTCCGGCTCGGAAACCGGTGGCCGCCGCTACGCACCGTTCACGGTGAACATCGAGCGGCTCAAGCCCTTTCACACCCTCACGGGCCGGATGCACTTCTACCTCGATCACGACTGGATGATCGACATCGGTGAGTCCCTCCCGATCTATCGGCCGCCATTGGACATGCACCGGTTGTTCGGCGAACCGAAACTCGGCCCCGACGGCGACCGCCAGATCACGGTTCGCTATCTGACCCCGCACTCCAAGTGGTCGATCCACTCGGAGTATCAGGACAACCTGTTCATGCTCTCGCTCTCGCGCGGCGGTCCGACGGCGTGGCTCAGTCCCGCCGACGCCGCCTCCATCGATGTCCGCGACAACGACTGGATCGAGTGCACGAACGCCAACGGTGTGGTGGTGTGCCGCGCGATCGTGAGTCACCGCATGCCGGACGGGGTCTGCTACGTCCACCACGCGCAGGAGCGGACGATCGACGTGCCGAAGTCCGAGGCGACCGGTCGGCGCGGCGGTATTCACAACTCGGTGACGCGGCTCCTCGTCAAACCGACGCACATGATCGGCGGTTACGCCCAACTGTCGTATGCCTTCAACTATCTGGGCCCCGCCGGCAACCAGCGCGACATGGTCTCCACCATCCGGAAACGAAGCCAGGAGGTGACCTACTGA
- a CDS encoding cupin domain-containing protein, whose protein sequence is MDSTRLPELVDQLMTSAHSARSGRAAHTLYGNSSHRLRQTVIALVAGQGLTDHDSPGEASLHVLRGHVTITTDDGEQWEGVDGDLVVIPAQRHGLTAQQDSAVLLTVITR, encoded by the coding sequence ATGGACAGCACACGCCTCCCCGAACTCGTCGACCAGCTCATGACATCGGCCCACTCTGCTCGGAGCGGACGCGCCGCCCACACTCTGTACGGGAATTCCAGCCACCGTCTGCGACAGACGGTGATCGCGCTGGTGGCAGGCCAGGGACTCACCGACCATGACAGCCCGGGCGAGGCAAGCCTGCACGTACTGCGTGGACACGTGACGATCACGACGGACGACGGCGAACAGTGGGAGGGAGTCGACGGCGACCTCGTGGTGATCCCTGCTCAGCGTCATGGGCTTACCGCGCAACAGGATTCGGCGGTACTGCTGACCGTCATCACGAGATGA
- a CDS encoding PQQ-dependent sugar dehydrogenase, whose protein sequence is MDRREFLIVGALGGLALLGGCGTESSAPPSFTPGSSPDRRAGVTTVASGLNVPWAIAFLRDGSALVTQRDDATIVRVAPDGTVTTIGDVSGVAPRGEGGLQGIAVAPGDESALYLYLTSDRDNRLVRVAFDGRRIGEPRPLLTGLDTAVNHHGGALLFDPDGLLYVAVGDAAQPDVAQDVRALNGKILRVDREGRPAAGNPFGNEVWSYGHRNVEGLAFDGSGRLWASEFGQNDRDELNLIRRGGNYGWPEVEGDSDDPRFVAPAVTWSTGEASPAGLAIVGDTAYVAALRGRRLWRVPLDGESAGDPSALLTDEVGRLRAVAAAPDGSLWVGTSNTDGRGRPSPGDDRILRVAL, encoded by the coding sequence ATGGACCGTCGTGAATTCCTGATCGTCGGCGCCCTCGGCGGTCTGGCCCTGCTGGGGGGATGCGGCACCGAGTCGTCTGCCCCGCCGAGTTTCACACCGGGGAGCTCCCCCGACCGTCGCGCAGGTGTGACCACTGTCGCGTCCGGGTTGAACGTCCCGTGGGCGATCGCCTTCCTGCGCGACGGCAGCGCGCTGGTCACCCAGCGCGACGACGCGACGATCGTCCGCGTGGCTCCGGACGGGACCGTGACGACGATCGGCGACGTCTCCGGCGTGGCGCCGCGCGGCGAGGGCGGGCTGCAGGGCATCGCAGTCGCACCCGGCGACGAATCGGCGCTGTACCTCTACCTCACCTCAGACCGCGACAACCGGTTGGTCCGGGTGGCGTTCGACGGCCGGCGCATCGGTGAACCGCGACCACTGTTGACCGGCCTCGACACAGCGGTCAACCACCATGGTGGTGCCCTGCTGTTCGACCCGGACGGTCTGCTCTACGTCGCGGTCGGCGACGCGGCACAGCCCGATGTGGCCCAGGATGTCCGCGCACTGAACGGCAAGATCCTCCGGGTGGACCGCGAGGGCCGCCCCGCGGCCGGCAACCCGTTCGGCAACGAGGTCTGGTCCTACGGCCATCGGAACGTCGAGGGCCTCGCCTTCGACGGATCGGGCCGCCTCTGGGCCAGCGAGTTCGGCCAGAACGACCGAGACGAACTCAATCTCATCCGGCGCGGCGGCAACTATGGCTGGCCCGAGGTCGAGGGCGACTCCGACGATCCCCGGTTCGTCGCGCCGGCGGTCACGTGGTCGACCGGTGAGGCCTCTCCCGCCGGCCTCGCGATCGTCGGCGACACCGCCTACGTCGCCGCACTCCGCGGCCGCCGACTCTGGCGGGTGCCGCTCGACGGCGAGTCCGCCGGTGACCCGTCCGCCCTGCTGACCGACGAGGTGGGCCGACTGCGGGCCGTCGCGGCGGCACCGGACGGTTCGCTGTGGGTCGGCACCAGCAACACCGACGGCCGCGGCCGACCGTCGCCCGGAGACGACCGCATCCTGCGGGTCGCGTTGTGA
- a CDS encoding DUF2127 domain-containing protein: MRGHETYDPDEPRLRDRLHVTTAAGETWRCLRCGTFVPGPARRTGPADHAPEVPRGRLLRDLVIMRLLAVERLVRGLFLLAAGILIIGLRHSQESLQARFDDEMPLLRPLAEQVGWNIDDSKMVQWIERSFTLSTTTIVWIGIAVIVYAASQFVEAGGLWFMKRWGEYFAVVVTSVFLPVEIYELTERVTVVRLLLLTVNVAAVVWLVWSKRLFGVRGGGAAYHAEHHAESLLTVERAAATASVGR, translated from the coding sequence ATGCGCGGCCACGAGACGTATGACCCCGACGAACCCCGACTCCGCGACCGACTGCATGTCACCACCGCGGCCGGCGAGACGTGGCGATGCCTGAGGTGCGGCACCTTCGTTCCGGGTCCGGCCCGTCGGACGGGACCGGCCGATCACGCCCCCGAGGTGCCGCGCGGCCGGCTGCTCCGCGACCTGGTGATCATGCGACTGCTCGCCGTCGAACGTCTGGTCCGAGGCCTGTTCCTGCTGGCTGCGGGCATTCTCATCATCGGGTTGCGCCACAGCCAGGAATCTCTGCAGGCACGATTCGACGACGAGATGCCGCTGCTGCGCCCGCTCGCGGAGCAGGTCGGCTGGAACATCGACGATTCCAAGATGGTGCAGTGGATCGAGCGATCCTTCACGCTGTCCACCACGACCATCGTCTGGATCGGGATCGCCGTCATCGTGTACGCCGCGAGCCAGTTCGTCGAGGCCGGCGGTCTGTGGTTCATGAAGCGGTGGGGTGAGTACTTCGCCGTGGTGGTGACCAGCGTCTTCCTGCCCGTCGAGATCTACGAACTCACCGAGCGGGTCACGGTCGTACGCCTGCTCCTGCTGACGGTCAATGTCGCGGCGGTGGTGTGGCTGGTGTGGAGCAAGCGGCTGTTCGGGGTCCGCGGTGGTGGCGCCGCCTATCACGCCGAACATCATGCCGAGAGCCTGCTCACCGTCGAACGTGCCGCGGCCACCGCGTCCGTCGGGCGGTGA
- a CDS encoding EthD domain-containing protein, with product MTKVMAAAWGDGLDGRLRDPDLPSACADAGATRLQVNISDDAVAGAMRIAELTPPIDGVISIWADEPAGVLDVLSARVGRLSAWAVEERAPLNPVLPAAGRRIDALSNVAFLRRPPELSRTEWLHRWLDDHTQVAIDTQATFGYYQNVVLGPLTDGAPPVDAIVEELFPMAAVSDPHAFYGSGGDQAELEDRLGRMLASVARFGADRNLDVVPTSRFQWEL from the coding sequence ATGACCAAGGTGATGGCGGCGGCCTGGGGTGACGGTCTCGACGGCCGGCTGCGCGATCCCGATCTGCCGTCCGCATGCGCCGATGCGGGCGCCACGCGACTCCAGGTGAACATCTCCGACGATGCGGTTGCGGGTGCGATGCGCATCGCGGAGCTCACACCGCCGATCGACGGTGTGATCAGCATCTGGGCCGATGAGCCTGCTGGGGTGCTCGACGTGCTGTCGGCGCGGGTGGGCCGACTGTCCGCCTGGGCCGTCGAGGAACGCGCGCCGCTGAATCCGGTGCTGCCCGCCGCCGGCCGGCGGATCGACGCGCTGAGCAACGTCGCCTTTCTGCGTCGCCCGCCGGAGCTGTCGAGAACCGAATGGCTGCATCGCTGGCTCGACGACCACACCCAGGTGGCCATCGACACCCAGGCGACTTTCGGCTACTACCAGAACGTCGTGCTGGGCCCGCTCACCGATGGCGCGCCCCCGGTGGACGCGATCGTCGAGGAACTGTTCCCGATGGCCGCGGTGTCCGATCCGCACGCGTTCTACGGCAGTGGAGGTGACCAGGCCGAGCTCGAGGATCGTCTCGGACGGATGCTCGCGAGCGTGGCGAGATTCGGCGCCGACCGCAACCTCGACGTGGTGCCGACGTCGCGGTTCCAGTGGGAGCTGTGA
- the rpsH gene encoding 30S ribosomal protein S8, whose product MTMTDPIADFLTRLRNANSAFHDEVTLPSSKIKVNIAEILKREGYITDYRIEDAEVGKSLVVSLKYGPSRERSIAGLRRVSKPGLRVYAKSTNLPKVLGGLGVAIISTSSGLLTDRQAANQGVGGEVLAFVW is encoded by the coding sequence ATGACCATGACTGACCCGATCGCAGACTTCTTGACACGTCTGCGTAACGCCAACTCGGCGTTCCATGACGAGGTGACCCTCCCGTCGTCGAAGATCAAGGTGAACATCGCCGAGATCCTGAAGCGCGAGGGCTACATCACCGACTACCGCATCGAAGATGCCGAGGTCGGCAAGAGCCTCGTCGTCTCCCTGAAGTACGGCCCCAGCCGTGAGCGCAGCATCGCCGGCTTGCGTCGCGTCTCCAAGCCCGGCCTTCGGGTGTATGCAAAGTCCACCAACCTGCCCAAGGTTCTGGGCGGCCTCGGCGTGGCCATCATCTCCACGTCGTCCGGCCTGCTCACCGACCGTCAGGCAGCCAACCAGGGCGTGGGCGGCGAAGTCCTCGCTTTCGTCTGGTAG
- the rplF gene encoding 50S ribosomal protein L6 → MSRIGKNPIEIPAGVDVTVDGQHVKVKGPKGELSLTVSEPISVAKEDNSIVVTRPNDERRSRALHGLSRSLVNNLVVGVTQGYTTKMEIFGVGYRVQAKGKDLEFALGYSHPVPIEAPDGISFAVESPTKFSVTGIDKQQVGQISANIRRLRRPDPYKGKGIRYEGEQIRRKVGKTGK, encoded by the coding sequence ATGTCGCGAATCGGAAAGAACCCCATCGAGATCCCCGCGGGCGTCGACGTCACCGTCGACGGCCAGCACGTGAAGGTCAAGGGCCCCAAGGGCGAACTGAGCCTGACCGTGTCGGAGCCGATCTCGGTCGCCAAAGAAGACAACAGCATCGTTGTCACCCGTCCGAACGACGAGCGTCGCAGCCGTGCGCTGCACGGTCTGTCCCGGTCGCTGGTGAACAACCTGGTAGTCGGTGTCACGCAGGGCTACACCACGAAGATGGAGATCTTCGGTGTCGGTTACCGCGTGCAGGCCAAGGGCAAGGACCTCGAGTTCGCCCTCGGCTACAGCCATCCCGTTCCGATCGAGGCACCCGACGGCATCAGCTTCGCCGTCGAGTCGCCCACCAAGTTCTCGGTCACGGGTATCGACAAGCAGCAAGTCGGCCAGATCTCGGCGAACATCCGCCGCCTGCGTCGTCCGGACCCCTACAAGGGCAAGGGCATTCGCTACGAGGGTGAGCAGATCCGTCGCAAGGTCGGAAAGACGGGTAAGTAA